The window TGTCACTAATCTCATGTAGGAATTTCGCCAATCTACTGTActtattttcaatattaatcAAAATCAAGGAATTAATCCTTGACAATCTATTCAAAAATTCACTAATTCTTAATTCATCTGAAACATCAAAACTAAGAAAGAAATCTTTCTTatctaataaaatacaattcTCTATTGACGATTTCAATCTCCtactaaataaatttatatttgtaaatttattatttggtATTAAACTGACTATCTTTGTGTGTTGAGATAAAATCTTATTGTTGAATAAGATTTTGTATGCTGAAACATCAAATCTCAAAATATGAGAAAttaaatcttcttttatatatattatatcaCTCAATCTTAatacttgtaaaaaatcatctttatcttttatacTTCCTTCATTTACATAAAGtaaattcttctttttaattttatcattaattctaaatattcTCCAATCTGTACataaatctatataatGTATTATTGGTCCAAAATTCCTTAAAAAATCCACTTGGAAATTTCTAAGTGTAATTCCTTCATAATCTAAAATTCTCAAAATACTTATATTATTACTTATAATTgttacatttttataacaattaaaaaataaactaaaatatccaaaaaaatctcctttttcaaatttgtattctttctcattattttttataattagaCTTCCttcttctataaaaattaaacttttCATTACTTGGAAtttattcttaaaaatctcttgatttttaagatttaaaattttatgatgaatttctaaatttaaaacatttgtCATAAAATCTTGTAATCTTAATTTATGATCTGGATTTTTCTTCTTgttaaaatctttttctttgttgATGATAATATCAGTGAAATCTAAATATTCACTTAATACTTCAAATACCTTCTTCTTGAGGCTGGTAAGTATCACATATTTGTTTATGCTTGATAAATCAACTTTCCaaattttgcatttttCGTCTGCTTGGATATGCAAATTTTccaaatttatagaaaaataattcagtgcataaaaatatagatcagtttgttgttttttacaaacaaactgattattatgaaaaatactaaaagatcctttttcaatataaagCATGTCATTTGGATTTATTATGTCTCctttatttaaatctataatttctatttttagattattagtgtatttataataaggTATATTTTCTGTAATAGGAATTTCTTCTATTAATTCTACTTTTTGATTATCTGGTTTTTTCTCtaagattattttttttcgttttgttattaattttttcaaaattataattcctaaaattaagaatattagaaaatagaATATGAGCATAAAGGGGTAAATTATGCAAAAtgtaaagtaaaaataaataacaaatttttttgacatttCTCAATAAagttcatatttttaaataaattaatacatTTGATTAAAATTCTATATAACTAAAGATTTACAATTTGAAATGaatctataaaattttaatttagatggaaatgataaatttttaatacaaataaagaataaactttaacattataaatatttaaaattatgaatattatacatataaattttacaaataatttttttcatcaatatttttatttatgagaTTCTTCTACTCCACTTCCTTACTCATCTTAAAAATTGgggtaataaaaatataaaaatatcaacaaatataatttaaataaatttttaataaagatctgaatcaattataaattcttcATAATTCTTATAAATCTTCACTTCTTGTTTACTAAACCCTATAATCTTatcaaatttctttaaatattcaaaattatgaattattaataaaactgTCTTATCTGTCAATTTAGTAAAAACTCTATTAATTAATTCTTTCTCCGCTAAAGTATCAAGATTGGCTGTCGGTTcatcaattaaaaaaatatctgcattttttataactccCCTCATAAAACTAACTTGTTGTTTTTGTCCACCGGAAAGGAACTTACCACTTTCCCCCACGTTCGTCAAATATCCATCTTGTAATTTCGCGAAAATATCATGTGTATTAAACTCAATACataaatctttaatttctctattagtaatttttttattagaatatttcaaattttctaatacTGTTCCTTCTATTATATAAGGATTTTGTGGTATATAAGAAATCAAATCTCTCTGTGACGTCACAGAAATTTCatccatttttatatcgtCAATAAAAACTTCTCCTTCGTAATCATAAAATCTTAGTAGTGTTTTTACTAAGGAACTCTTCCCACTACCATTTTTACCGACTATCGCTACTTTTTCTcctttattaattattaaatttaattttttaattaataaattatctttaataaataatgagaaatctttaaattcaatCTGTtgattgaattttaaaatttttttttcttcattattattatctAAATGTAAACCAACTAAACTACTATCTTTTACATCTGTGTAAGTTTGAGTAAAtctcaaaatatttttaccaAAACTTTccatattgttttttaaactcATAACTAATTTGTGGTACAAAGATAACTTCCCGAAATCTGATAAGACAGAAAAGCCTCTACCTGTTAGtactaaataaattattatactaTTGGGCAATAGAGTCATTAATTTCTGTATAAAAGTAGATACATTACAATATGTATCAAATTTGAAATAAGATTCTTCTAGACTACTACATTTCTCATTTAATTTAGCTACTTCTAGGGTGTCATTATTATAAGACTTGATGACGTCATAATTGTTTAATACCCCGTAAATTCGATTAGAGCACTCGTTCCAGTCTGCATTTGCGACTTCTCTTCGTCTTTTAATTATCACAGAAGAAATTCcgcaaaaaataaaataacaaatcaatataattatattaaaccCTACTACTGACAAAGATATCTTCTCATACATCCTACAATAAGTAGcgtaaataaatataaagttcCAATATCCAttcattattattaattctaTCAAATCTGTTATTCCTTTAGTTCTTCTTTCTATAATTGTATGAATTTTCCCAGATCCAAGGCTGTGGTAGTCATTGTGGTGTAGCGCAATGTACTCAGAAGTGTGGATCTTAAAATTCTCTACGACAGTGCACTGTAAATAAACAGAGAAAAGACATTCAGAAAGAAaagtcaaaaaataatgtgtAAGAATAAATAAGAGGTATAAACTTATTAATCTACCAGGAGtattagattttatatcttgcattataaatatttctagaTTGTTTACTGAAGTAATAATGTAACTATGACATGAAGCAGACATATAAATTACCAATAAAATTggaattatataaattctgAACATGGGATtgtatagaaaatatttaaggaTAATTCCATTTACGAAACTTTCTTCAGTTATCTTTTTCCGTATCATGGCTTTTTGGggttagaaaatattttttttatataaaaaaaaattaaaaaataatatgaaatttaaaatttaaatgaataacggctttttaaatttaaataataaaaggcttttttaaaattaaacaacGATTTAGTACAATGAGAGgaaaatattgatttttagtCAATTGTGAAAAAATAACGATCTTTAGTAAAttgtgaaaaaaataacgaTCTTTAGTAAATTATGTTTTCCCTCCTTTTATAATTCtccttttaattttgacaTCTACTCTAAAATTTCAAGAATACTTTAGAAAGTTATTTGATGtatctaaataaatattattttatatcttaaagttaatattataaattgaaTAATACTAATTCAAGTTGTTAAATCCATACAGTACATAAGagataaattattaatatgacagtaaaatattaaattttaaaattattaatatatatatatatattagatATTATAGTTTTATAGGGAATAAAAgttctttattaatttcatcTATTAAAACCATCCTTCATACCTAGGAATCTCCCCACTGTGATAATCTCCCAAATGCTCTCCATCTGAAGTAGAAATTGGCACGTGTATATGTCCCGAACTAGTAGACCCTGACACTAACCCTGTACCATGACCATGGGATACGGAATGCGCTCCACCTGCAGATGaagcttttttattatcattaaTTATACTAAATCTCCCTTTACTTGGATCGACAACAGCCGAAGTTTTATTAACTGGCgcattttcataaaattttttaactaatTCTGGATCTTCCACTAAACTTTCCATAGGACTTTCATTATTCGGTCTCTCATGTAAAAGCGCATTCTTTTTCTGCATATCGCCTTCAACAAGCGCAGCTTGTCTCAAATCATTCAACCTTTTCAATTCATACTCGTCATGTACAGCAAATCCAAATGTATGAGGAGTCACTGCTATAATCGGCATTATAGGTTTAACTAGTTCTTCTTTGGGAGAATGTAGTATAGCATCAATTTCCgctttctttttctttaaaagaTTCGCTTTCGCTCTTTTTTCTTCTGCTTCAACttgttttaatttggtTTTTTGTAGACTTGCTCTTCGACTAGCGTCGAGACTTTCTTTTTCAGATTCAAGTGCACTAACTTGTAGTTCTACTATTTGTTGGTCTACACTTTTAGCTGTACCAGTTTGTAAAGCGTTAGACAGGACTGGTATCGAAGTATATGCTTTACCATCACCTTTGTGTAAAACATCTTCAGTAATTACCATGGCTTTTATACCAGTATTACCTAGATTATGATTTACAGCCGTACTTCCTTGACCACTTccattattatttgtagACTCATGGACGATGTGACTACCTTCTATAGAAGCATGTGTCTGAGCTATATTTTTGGAtatgaatattataaataagaaatcGATCATTTCAATGTGTGTATcagtaaaatttatatttaagttTTTGACGTTTCATGTTTTACGAATCgagttttaaaatttattaacaaatgaaaatttaattaaaaaacgaataaaaaataatattaatagtaaaaaaaacaagtcACAGTTTTAATAGacataatatttatgatGTTTCGAAATTTGAAACACAAAATTATTAAGTACTTTCACTGTATAGAAATTATGAGATTTCTTATAATTTCGTTGTCTTTAATATTAGGCAGATTAATTAGTAggaaagaagaagaagcaCAACATCCTTTAGTACAAGAGTTTATGAGATCCAAGGaattagataaaaaaataagaagagAGTTGATACGACCAATTACTCATGAAAATTTCCATGATCCGAATGTACCACTTTATGAGCCTTTTAAATTGACAGAAGCACAacaagatattttattacaacattaaatttatattaatatattatttagcTTAGTAAGTTAAAATTTggtaaatatatttattggtTAATATTTgcttaaatatatatctGCCTAATTATTGGActtattttaaacaaatacaCTAAATTCGGctagtaaatttttttaaatattttgatcttttttttaccctttaaaaataaatgttaagagcaatgaattttataattttgttgtGTCAGACGTTTAtgacatttttatttaatttttttacacaaatgttttttagtGCTCATCTTTATAAAGTCCTTTAGCTCGTTTTTTACCCTGTAAATGAATAGTAGAAATTTACCATTCGACTCAAGAGAAGAGACGAAATCTACTgcttttataaaagtagATGATGACAAATTCAGACTTGTCTATACAAAAGCCAAAGGCCAGAATATAATTCATGATGTCTTGAAAATTGAGATTAATAATCCATTAGAATATGTCATATCTGAAATCAtggatttattaaaattacaaGTTTACAGACGAAttcatttgtttttaaaatataaattttttacagaGTTGGCTGATCGAATAGAAGAAATCTACGAGGTGCTTAAGACGAGTAAATATAATGTGAACTTTGTATTTGTAAGTAAGAAATATAAGGAAGaagattatattttattatatgacatatatttataaagctaatataaataaaatatatttgtatacacagattttcaatattacttttttttccaatattaaaattttttttcaatataaatctttttaatatgaaaatttatattttaaatgtcTAACAGAAACAACAGAAGTTCTTTGGTTGGTGACTTGGCCCGATATTCTTCTTATACACTGTGCTCTTTAACTTATTTATCTTAACATCTGAGTTTGTATTCCCAAacttaaaagaaattgtgTACCACCACAAACTCAATAAATTATTCCGTCGTCTTCCATAGCCTTTTTCATAAAACTCGGCCACAGTAAACGCGCCTTCGGGATGTCCGCGTATTCCGCACAAAAGCGCATATTTGAACGACTGGTCAAAATTAGCAGACAATGTGTGGTCTACACCAgtgaaaaaaaacttagACAATAAATATTGAGCATCCATGTGTCCATTGTCTGACGCATCTTTGTAATATTCAAGAGCTAATCTCATACAAGGCTTTTTAGACAACTGACCCAGTTCAAAGGCCTTGCCTAGTCTATACTGTGAATTCGGGCAACCAAGGCGGGCGCCCCTTTCGTACATTTTAAAAGCGTACTCGTCGTCCGGGTCTATTTCAGTACTATTATAGTCCGACTCATAAACCTGACCTAAGTCATAAAAAGGAAAAGGATACGACCGATCAGCCTTATGACTAGCCAGCTTTAGGTAAAACAACCCAGTCTGGAATTCCTTAGTCGTATTCAAATCTCCACTTAGTAGAATTGAACCATACGTATGCATCCCATAAACACATCCAAGTTTAGCAGCacatctataaaaatatattgccTTAGAATATCCATTACTCTTCCCCATCTCTTTCTCATACGCCTGCGCTAGTCTATAAGTCccatatttattattttgtttagcAGCAACTACGTAATAATTAAAAGCAAATTTGATATTCCTAGGAATATCAAACAGACCTATTTCATAAACCATACCTAAAAAAGTTTGTGCTTCTGACGAAAACTTCTTATTTGACACAGTAGAAgccatttttattaaaaaatctaaacaataagaatttaaatcttttacaaAACTTCTAACTTCTTTGTCTACGTCAAGTGGGTTTCTAAACTGGACTGTGTTGATTTCGCCTAAGCTATTGGCTTCCATACTGAGTGAGtaatcttttattaatttgaaaatttctTTGGGATTTGGATCTTCTTTTAAAGAATAGAATCTGTTCTGgaataatttatcattaattATTCTATTAGTATACATGCCATCATAGTGGGATTTCGGTTTATATTGTGGAAATAACCAATAGGAAAAAAAGAACtccttttttatgaaagggaaatagaaaaatcaatatttgGAGAAGagttgtaaaaattttataaaattgaatttataaaattttttttgtggtAACTAATTTACCCAATTTTATTTAGGAGAGATGTTAATCAAAGTTGACGAATTAGCTtggaattattaatttgttaaaatcaagcaaatgtattttttgatcAGAATACAGATgagattttaaatatcaaaatgatttttcctttttttttatcaagtAGATTGACAAACATCAATTAATACTTGTTACTTAAATTCAAATCTTTTACAttgtattaataaaattataataaaagatttggcaaatcttttacattgtattaataaaattataataaagatttggcaaatcttttacattgtattaataaaattataataaagatttggaaaatttttcacttgaaaatatttaatgaaatataaaatattttacatattacaattacaatttatacaaaattaaaagttgAGATTTTTAACTTGacatacaaaattttttaaaggtTTAATACaatgttatataaaattttaaactacaaaatatttctgaaaaaaaaaataatacttgagatttttatgaaaaatcatttttaatctttttcTGTTACTAAATCCGAGTTATATTCCCTAAATTCTTGATTATGTTTGATTTTCTCAATCGTCTTATTAATAGCCATCACAATATccccattttttttattagttaAAATCTCAATAACTTTATCTCCCAGTTTATGACAAGAAACAATTCCAAGTACATTTTCAATGACATATTGGAAAAGTCTGtcatttttcataaaactTCTTATATTGTCAAAATTATCaagaatataattaataattagaGAACGGTGAACTAAATTACCAGAAAGAtaaaggaaaaaataaatactgTTATGTGGTTCAATCTCAGTATACAAAGATAACATTTTCTTCagcatattttcttttttcatatGGGCCAAGGAAGACAAAGCCATCGTCTTTTCGTCTGGTAATTTCGATTCTTTGGCCAATTTCCATAAATCGTCAAATTTGGCATCTGCGACTGACGAGAAAATTGACCGGATATATTCGGGATTTAAAGATTTGccttgtttataaaaatcaaaaccTTCATTTagtttttgatttaaatcTTTGTTATTTGTAGAAAATGCATACCAGAGCAGTAAACTATTTGAGACTGACTCGTCtgtttttagatttttatttaagaaatcaatattttttgctCTTTCTCCTGTAATGTCCCAAATGACCTCATTTATATGATTTACAACCCTCGTTTCATCTGAAAAAATACTGCgtatttttgataaatttgtCAAAATCGAACTTAAAATTTCCGGGTTACTTTCTCTAATAAAAAGTTCACTTAAAACAATCCCATCAATAGCCAACATTCTATTGCTAAAAATCAAAGCGAAAATGTCATTAATTAGATTTAACTTGTTACTTGTCGAAATATCaagttttaataattcggctaaattttgtaaaggATACCTTACCCTGTAGAAACTTGAAGCTTCgtcattaaatttataaattttactctttttttgtaaagttaaatttttgtcaATCATCAAAATCGTCTCTGTGTTTTCTTGTTCTCCAAACCACCTGATTTTTAGAGGTATTTTCCATAAATCCCTATTATTCGTACcagataataaaaatctctGCTGttcaatatttaaattgaaATTCGTGTGGTCATCTTCAGTCTCTGAAGATGCCGAATTATTAGAATTTTCTGATGTATCtttaatattcaaaattgGGAAGCCTTGTCTTGTAATCCAGTCATTCATAATAACTTGAACATTTAGTTCTTCCCGGAATGACATCCATAAATCGTCAGTAGAAgcatttgaatatttaaacttgtttaaataattcCTTATTCCTTCTTTGAATGCTTCTTCTCCTATGTAACCTTCTAACATTCTGATCATTGATGCACCTTTGGAATACGAAATAGTATCAAAGATCTGATTAATGTCAGATGGTTTATTGACAGTCACTGCTATAGGATGAGAAGATTTAAGACAATCGTGTTTCATTCCCGACTCAATGTCGTCATTAATAAACTCAGTCCATACATCCCAATCAATAAGATCTTTTGACAAATTATTCATTGCCAAATAAGAAGCCCAAGTAGCAAATCCTTCATTAAGCCAGAGATCATTCCACCAAGACATAGTCACTAAATTACCAAACCACATGTGGGCTAATTCATGACAAACAGTAAGAGcaatattctttttagaTCTGAGACTACTAGTCTCTTTATCAAAAAGTAAAGAAGTCTTCCTGAATGTAACAAGGCCCCAATTTTCCATGGCTCCACTTACAAAAGTGGGAATCGTAACTAAGTCAAGTTTAGGAAGAGGATATTCGATATTGAAATATTCCTCAAAGAAGTCTAAACATTCTGCCGCTACTTTGGCAGGATATTCGCCCCAGTCCTTTTCATCTTTATGAGAATAGACTTTTATAGGAACACCTCTTTTCGTCTGCCACTCAAAGGCCTCAAGTTTCCCTGAAATGTAAGCTACAATATAAGTCGACATTTTAGGCGTAgtattaaaacaataatatcCATCCTTAATTTCCTTTAAACTAGAATTACTTAATGCCCCGAATCCTTCTAAAGGCTTAATACTTATAGTAAATGCAGCTTTCATATCGGGTTGATCCCAAGATGGAAACGCCCTTCTTGCATTTGTAGGCTCAAAATCAGTGGAAAACAAATCATCttcattatatttagatttataaaatcccCACATATCTTCAGAATAATatcctttaaattttataaataaaattactttGTCTTCACAACAAATTTCCCCATCTTGAATTTCCAGATTTACAAAAGTATTTTCAGaaacaaaagaaatttgtttttcttcATCATTGACAAATAATTTGACTTCTTTTAATTCCAAAGAGTcttcattaaaattaaacttaTTAGTCTTTCTTAAAACTTTGAGATTTACTTCTTCTTCACCAGTAAAATGGtcattttcaatttctattttcaGATTGTAGTGTTCAGGTGCTACGTTGTAATCGAGAACTTCTTTCATGCAAgggtcaaaattttttatttttatagttgtaaacaaatttgtgaaacaacaaatttttaagccCCAATGAATGAGCAGAAATTTGATGAATCTGTTGGTAAGTTAAAAAAGTCTGTTGTACTACTAAAAGACATTTTATTGGCAGTTGAAAATAAAGTGGTAGATAAAAAGTCTATTGATGAATTAAAAGAATGTTttaaagttataaaaaagaattgtagaagaaattgaagagtattgaatttttactGTTTGTTTCACAATAgacaaaattatttaaactGTCAAATGCCCTAAAATGGTTTGTTTGTTGTCTGAATTTTATTGGTGAAAATACACTACTAATGATTTAAGGCTCGAATCTCATTGGTTCTCCTTTAATGATGGATTTTATAATTGCAAtagcaaattttttaaatatgtataAACATAAACTTTATGTTCAGTTTTATCTTCTTATGGGATTTATAAccatcaaaaaataaatctttgcgcgctataaatttaaaagtaaGTCTTTTTGCATGAGCATTGTCGCAAGGGATGCGccttataaaaataccttgtttcttttatagAAATGCTAACCTATAAATAGTTCTACctagtttttaaatattattaaatctatttgtcttctctttatttttgttcttGATGTTTGtttcattatttaatattttgttgtttgttttttatgaataaatCTTCTCTTTACTTAGGTCTACTTTCTCTTTCTTACATGTTAATTTCATTGGCCACTACGATACTcaacaaatatatcatcTCTGTCTTGAATTTCAGTACTCCTTTTTTCTTAGTAGTTTGTCAgtcatttataatatgttttttgatatatttacTAAACATATTACAAGTCTTCAAACTTCGCTTTACTAATCTCAGAAAGTGGATCATTCCTTCTTCGTTTTTGTGTGTCATGATTTTCTCAGGTTCCAAGTCTTTGCAGTACCTTGACATTTCATTTTACActttgataaaaaacagtagcatttttatagtcgCCATAGTCGAGAatgttttctttaatagATTGATAAATCTCTACGAAGGATTGTCTTTTATTCTTATGATTATGGCTTCTTACTACAACATTTTTTCTACAGATATAAATGGTCTATTGTGGATTAGTATTAATGTGCTTAGTACtacaatttatattgtaacTCTTCGTCATATTCTCACTGATCACAGAGGAGATCTCATGGagtcaatattttatccAAACTTTTTTAGTATCTTTTTAATAGGAATATTATCTCTATCATTCGAGTCTTTAAATTCTATAGATTTGTCTTCTAAAGTAGTATTATTCATTATATTCTCGAGTATTTGCGCCTTATTGACTGCTCTTACTACTGCGCAAGTGTTAATAAGCCTGTCGTCTACTACCTACAGTATGCTAGGAGCTatgaacaaaatattattaggATTTACAGGATTTATATTCGTAGGAGAGTCGATTAATACAAGGAAAATATATTCCTTGTCTATAGGAATATTAAGCACAGTGTTGTACACTTATAGTCaaactaataaaaaaaattcaatataaaaaaaaatttataattagataatataattttatagatatctaaatgtattattttaaaaaaacacgAGATACTTACAAATAAATGCTATAATGGCGGATAATATAACAAGACATTAATAAAGCAccagataaaaataagtcGAAAAAAGATGAACTATAATGAAATACATAAtgtttattagaaataaatgcTAAAAggcattaaaaaaatttataaaaaaagttattcgaaagatataaaatgcGCGGTTTTTATTGGAAGTCAAAATCATATTAAACATTATTCTTTCCTGTATAATAgacttaaaatttcttcttttacaTTCTTTTCAATATTCGAATattcaattaaaaatttttcaatatcaaccaaaatagaaaaataaaaatcccTGTTTTTTTCCAAATCACTCAtcaatttttgtaattcttcatttttaatttgactCTTTTGACTTTTTAAAGTTGCCAACTCCAACTCTTGATTTCTAATAACATTTATAAGTCTCTTGTTTTCTTCTAaaactaaattatatttatcttcTAATTTCACATTATGATCTtcattatgtttttttatattttctataatttcttgtctatttttttccCGAACACTTTCttcattatttaatattatggACTCTTCGttatttttcttgatttgtttataattctttataaaatatttatataaccATTGTGCAAATTCAATATTGTCTTGTAATTTACATTGGACTAGTTTTTCAATGGGAAATCTGACGTCTATCTTGTTTTCTGCGAAAAAGCTTTGTGCAACTTTGAGATTTTTAAGATATTCGTAGTTTGATGAGGGATTTTTGACATAATTGAAAGATACATTGGGATGaataagatttaataatttgcATATTGCTGTGCCTTGACCtatttcttctattttatttatatttattccTAAATCTCTAAGCCATTCAACAAGTTCACGCCTACTTGTTTTCATTGGggcaaaataataaaagaaaacattGTCTATGTGACAGTATTAGATTTGCGCTTTTTTTGTAGAAGAAatcctctttttttaaattaaagaCCATTGATAATCTTCTtaccaaaaatttttagttaGATTTTCATGACTAAGTTTGTGTAGGATAACAAGCTGGTATaagaataataataaacaatattcATAAACACatgaataatttaataattagtGAAATGTCttattaaatacttttattaaagatttttgaatttgAATACATACTATGGCAAGCTTATGCGTATCAACATAAGAAAATCTcgaatattatttttttacactttt of the Vairimorpha necatrix chromosome 9, complete sequence genome contains:
- a CDS encoding ABC transporter, with the protein product MIRKKITEESFVNGIILKYFLYNPMFRIYIIPILLVIYMSASCHSYIITSVNNLEIFIMQDIKSNTPGRLISLYLLFILTHYFLTFLSECLFSVYLQCTVVENFKIHTSEYIALHHNDYHSLGSGKIHTIIERRTKGITDLIELIIMNGYWNFIFIYATYCRMYEKISLSVVGFNIIILICYFIFCGISSVIIKRRREVANADWNECSNRIYGVLNNYDVIKSYNNDTLEVAKLNEKCSSLEESYFKFDTYCNVSTFIQKLMTLLPNSIIIYLVLTGRGFSVLSDFGKLSLYHKLVMSLKNNMESFGKNILRFTQTYTDVKDSSLVGLHLDNNNEEKKILKFNQQIEFKDFSLFIKDNLLIKKLNLIINKGEKVAIVGKNGSGKSSLVKTLLRFYDYEGEVFIDDIKMDEISVTSQRDLISYIPQNPYIIEGTVLENLKYSNKKITNREIKDLCIEFNTHDIFAKLQDGYLTNVGESGKFLSGGQKQQVSFMRGVIKNADIFLIDEPTANLDTLAEKELINRVFTKLTDKTVLLIIHNFEYLKKFDKIIGFSKQEVKIYKNYEEFIIDSDLY
- a CDS encoding putative SP-containing protein, which gives rise to MIDFLFIIFISKNIAQTHASIEGSHIVHESTNNNGSGQGSTAVNHNLGNTGIKAMVITEDVLHKGDGKAYTSIPVLSNALQTGTAKSVDQQIVELQVSALESEKESLDASRRASLQKTKLKQVEAEEKRAKANLLKKKKAEIDAILHSPKEELVKPIMPIIAVTPHTFGFAVHDEYELKRLNDLRQAALVEGDMQKKNALLHERPNNESPMESLVEDPELVKKFYENAPVNKTSAVVDPSKGRFSIINDNKKASSAGGAHSVSHGHGTGLVSGSTSSGHIHVPISTSDGEHLGDYHSGEIPRYEGWF
- a CDS encoding lysophospholipase (NTE1) gives rise to the protein MLIFYFLIFLILGIIILKKLITKRKKIILEKKPDNQKVELIEEIPITENIPYYKYTNNLKIEIIDLNKGDIINPNDMLYIEKGSFSIFHNNQFVCKKQQTDLYFYALNYFSINLENLHIQADEKCKIWKVDLSSINKYVILTSLKKKVFEVLSEYLDFTDIIINKEKDFNKKKNPDHKLRLQDFMTNVLNLEIHHKILNLKNQEIFKNKFQVMKSLIFIEEGSLIIKNNEKEYKFEKGDFFGYFSLFFNCYKNVTIISNNISILRILDYEGITLRNFQVDFLRNFGPIIHYIDLCTDWRIFRINDKIKKKNLLYVNEGSIKDKDDFLQVLRLSDIIYIKEDLISHILRFDVSAYKILFNNKILSQHTKIVSLIPNNKFTNINLFSRRLKSSIENCILLDKKDFFLSFDVSDELRISEFLNRLSRINSLILINIENKYSRLAKFLHEISDIILVVGYDCEDEQENEEKIYKGHNIENNKENYKFNNVEYVRLYENIKNRNNILEKYNKWHHVLSPSKTILFSSKDYERLGRYLMDKRIGLVLSGGGARGIAHIGVIQALEEEGIPIDIIGGSSMGALIGALYCKECDNGFVFVKAKKFCSAANSLWKILLDLTFPLISLFRGDALNRQLKKIFKNDLIQNLWLEYFCITTNLFTNEEEVHTTGLAWKYIRASMGLCGYVPPVVDPKGFLVDGGYLNNVPADIMMNMNVSKIIAVDVGTIEDNDYDEHDESFNGFVGLVHKFLGVRKYITMSEIQYRLSFLSSEKKLKALEKNNQVFVLRPALDNIHTMDFKKFDEIVASGFSSAKEIIKKWKANGIFEKHFDQKKFKNLRRRYSV
- a CDS encoding TPR repeat protein, which gives rise to MYTNRIINDKLFQNRFYSLKEDPNPKEIFKLIKDYSLSMEANSLGEINTVQFRNPLDVDKEVRSFVKDLNSYCLDFLIKMASTVSNKKFSSEAQTFLGMVYEIGLFDIPRNIKFAFNYYVVAAKQNNKYGTYRLAQAYEKEMGKSNGYSKAIYFYRCAAKLGCVYGMHTYGSILLSGDLNTTKEFQTGLFYLKLASHKADRSYPFPFYDLGQVYESDYNSTEIDPDDEYAFKMYERGARLGCPNSQYRLGKAFELGQLSKKPCMRLALEYYKDASDNGHMDAQYLLSKFFFTGVDHTLSANFDQSFKYALLCGIRGHPEGAFTVAEFYEKGYGRRRNNLLSLWWYTISFKFGNTNSDVKINKLKSTVYKKNIGPSHQPKNFCCFC